The Oncorhynchus masou masou isolate Uvic2021 chromosome 14, UVic_Omas_1.1, whole genome shotgun sequence region tttacattttttttacacagctgctactcgctgtttatctatgcatagtcactttaacccaacctacatgtacacatttcctcgactaacctgtacgcCTGCACATtgacccggtaccccctgtataatgccattttattgttactttttataatttgtaaatattttcttaactctttctcattgttggttaagtaagcatttcacggtaaggtctacctacatctgttgtatccggcgcacgtgacaaagtttgaattgcaaaataaatgtgtatatatacacatacacagtgccttgcaaaagtattcatcccccttagcatttttcctattttgttgcaataCAAcctgtaaaaaatgttttttttatttggatttcatgtaatggacatacacaaaatagtccaaattggtgaagtgaaatggaaaaaagAACCATACAAATGGAAAGGTGGATCGTgtgtatatgtattcaccccctttgctaagaagcccctaaataagatctggtgtaaccaattaccttcagaagccacataattagttaaataaagtccacctgtgtgcgatctaagtgtgtgtgtgtgtgtgtgtatatgtatgtatgtatatatatatatatatataactgttcTGAAAGGCTGCAACACTGCCAAGAAagtggcaccaccaagcaagtggcaccaaggagctctccaaacagttcagggacaaagttgtggagaagcacagatcagggttgggttataaaaaaatatcagacattttgaacatcccacggagcaccattaaatccattatttaaaaatgtaaagaatatggcaccacaacaaacctgccaagagagggccgcccaccaaaactcacaggcATTAagcagagaggcaacaaagagaccaaagataaccctgaaggagctgcaaagctccacagtggaaattggagtatctgtccatatgaccactttaagctgtacacccaacagagctgggcttttgtttttatctttatttaaccatgcaagtcagttaagaacaaattcttattttcaatgatggcctaggaacagtgggttaactgcctgttcaggtttgtaccttgtcagctcgggggtttgaacttgcaaccttccggttactagtccaacgctctaacccctaGTCTACCctgctttatggaagagtggcaagacaAAATCCATtccttaaagaaaaaaataagcgaacacgtttggtgttcgccgaacggcatgtgggagactccccgaaaatatggaagaaggtactctggtcagatgagactaaaatgtaattttttggccatcaaggaaaactaaatctggcgcaaacccaacacctctcatcaccccgagtaCACCAcacccacagtgaagcatggtggtggcagcatcatgctgtggggatgtttttcatcggtagggactgggaaactggtcagaattgaaggaatgatggatggagccaaacacagggatattcttgagggaaacctgtttcagtcttccagagatttgagactgagatggaggttcaccttccagcaggacaatgaccctagcatgctgctaaagcaacacttgagcggtttaaggggaaacatttaaatgtcttggaatggcccagtcaaagcccagacctcaatccaactgagaatctgtggtatgacttaaagattgctgtacaccagcggaacccatccaacttgaaggagctggagcagttttaccttgaagaatgggcaaaaatcccagtggctagatgtgccaagcttatagagacataccccaagagacttgcagctgtaattgctgcaaaaggtggctctacaaagtattgactttggggggggtgaatagttatgcctGCTCAAGTTTtctatttttttgtcttatttcttgtttgttttcaaagtggtaggcctgttgtgtaaatcaaatgatacaaatcccCCAGAAAATCtaatttaattccaggttgtaaggcaacaaaatagaaaaaatgccaagggggtgaatacttttgcaagccactgtgtgtgtatatatagatatatagagagagttagagaaagagaggctTTGTCTACTGTATAATAATTCATGCATATTTAATCTCCTTGGTTTGTGAGTGTAGCCTATGGCTCAAGGGCCTCATAGAATCTGTGTTCTCAGGTTCAACACAATCAGTTGCTGAAGGAGCAGCAGGACCTGTCCAGAGCCAGGGATGACCAGGAGGACCTTGCTGAACAGTTCAGACAGCGCATAGACAAACTGAGGATATCTCTGGAAGATGATGACAACAAACAAGCCAGGGATGTAGACTCTGAAAGGGTATGACAACCTCTCGCAAACCACTAAACCGAAGATCAACACTAGGATTAACATTTGTCTTGGGATATCACTATATTTCGCTTTTCCTATACTTAGTGGCTTTTTGCGGGTTGAGAGAGGTCTTGATAGAGGTTTTGGATTCTGCCTGAATGACTGATAGGAGTAATGTTTCTCTGCAGAAGAAGATAGATGCCTTGCATGATGGGGAGAGCAGACTGAAGAGGGAGATCCAGAGAGCAGAGGAAGAACTGCAGCTTGAGGAGGAGAGCACCCACCACCTCAATCAGCAGACTGATGTAGGGCCACACCCCAAAACTCAGGAGCTGTATTATTCGTCTTGGTGTGGCTGTGTACTGTAGTAGGTGTGTTGAGATTTAGTTGACTATTGAAGATGGTCTTTCTTGGTTTTTAGGTGTCTACTGCTGCAGTGCCTGAAAAGAAGGTTGTGTTCACTGGGGAAACGGGTGATGGCGCTAACACACTCAATTTTAATGTGAAGCCACATATAGTGTATCCAATGGAGGAGGGCACTGCACTGATCACTTTTGAGGATGAGGAAGGTAAGACTGAAACCTTTACTCTGTCTTAGCACCTATTTGATTTCTGTGGTTATTATACCGCCTTTCCTCCACAGTGGCCCAGAAGATCCTGAGCCTGAGGGAGCATAAGGTGGATCTGGGTGAGGATTGTGCCATCACTCTGGAGGCCAAGCTCGTACAGCTGCTGGTGCCCTGTCAAGTAGAGGTACAACCACAGAGACCCATCTCCATTCACTAGTGTTTAGGTGTCAGGAAGATGATGTAATGAGTGCAATACAAGGGCCTGAACAACTGTGGTTCTGTTATGAAGAGTGTCATGTGCTGAATAACTTGGATTACATCCAGTTAGTTTATTTCATTTGTATGTATGTCATTGCATTCCTTTGTGTGaaccagtgtctgtgtgtgcacctgtctctctacctcagaTGGACACCGAGGTATGTTCCCGCCGTATCCTGGTTTCCAACCTGCCCAAGAAGGTCGGGGAGGACTGCTTACTTGACAAACTGGAGATCCACTTTGCCAAGAGCAAGAATGGAGGGGGGGAGGTGGAAGAGTCTGACATGCTGCATGATTCTGGCAACGTGGTCATCACTTTTATagaaaacaatagtacgcaagtcaAGTTCCTGTCAGAAAATGTAGTTTTCTTCATAAAGGGAAAAAGCTCAGACTAATGAATTTTCATCATACTGTTATTTCTGTCCATTCTTTCTGACTTTATATAATGAGAAATGTACAACTTCTGATTATCTGAGCGTACTGTGCATTGTTTACCACAGT contains the following coding sequences:
- the LOC135554407 gene encoding interferon-induced 35 kDa protein homolog isoform X2; the encoded protein is MCDEDFPLMTDTQGSQNTLDGILHAISKCKVQHNQLLKEQQDLSRARDDQEDLAEQFRQRIDKLRISLEDDDNKQARDVDSERKIDALHDGESRLKREIQRAEEELQLEEESTHHLNQQTDVSTAAVPEKKVVFTGETGDGANTLNFNVKPHIVYPMEEGTALITFEDEEVAQKILSLREHKVDLGEDCAITLEAKLVQLLVPCQVEMDTEVCSRRILVSNLPKKVGEDCLLDKLEIHFAKSKNGGGEVEESDMLHDSGNVVITFIENNIAKGLTGKMYHDVEFEKGRKHSVKVTPFLNGEITRFQTRLSACGRTVLLTGIPAVMEQENLQDLLEIHFQKTSNGGGEVDTILYNPLGQHTLALFEEDCPTEDQSQ
- the LOC135554407 gene encoding interferon-induced 35 kDa protein homolog isoform X1, producing the protein MCDEDFPLMTDTQGSQNTLDGILHAISKCKVQHNQLLKEQQDLSRARDDQEDLAEQFRQRIDKLRISLEDDDNKQARDVDSERKKIDALHDGESRLKREIQRAEEELQLEEESTHHLNQQTDVSTAAVPEKKVVFTGETGDGANTLNFNVKPHIVYPMEEGTALITFEDEEVAQKILSLREHKVDLGEDCAITLEAKLVQLLVPCQVEMDTEVCSRRILVSNLPKKVGEDCLLDKLEIHFAKSKNGGGEVEESDMLHDSGNVVITFIENNIAKGLTGKMYHDVEFEKGRKHSVKVTPFLNGEITRFQTRLSACGRTVLLTGIPAVMEQENLQDLLEIHFQKTSNGGGEVDTILYNPLGQHTLALFEEDCPTEDQSQ